The Lycium ferocissimum isolate CSIRO_LF1 unplaced genomic scaffold, AGI_CSIRO_Lferr_CH_V1 ctg7058, whole genome shotgun sequence genome window below encodes:
- the LOC132045562 gene encoding uncharacterized protein LOC132045562: MKPKEFTENDPYADPQNFIDELQKIFRVIQATVREAVEFCTFQLKGMAHLWYELWEMSCGEDASHVTWEEFESAFIDNFLPEYAPHMVKDIRARVCHFVLGLSPELYGPAKIAAQNKDMTITKMLTFVKENEDDMKAAEKINAVKNWPRPTSASDIRSFLGLASCYRRFVEGFSSISAPLTRLTQKKAKFQWSDACEQSFEELKKRLTSALVLTLPEGTEGFIVYCDASGVVFGCVLMQHSKVVAYASGQLEAYEKNYPTHDLELAAVVFALEIWRHYLYGVHVDIFTDHKSLHYHASIRMALFEALYGQRCRSPIG; the protein is encoded by the exons ATGAAGCCCAAGGAGTTCACGGAGAATGACCCGTATGCGGACCCTCAAAATTTTATCGATGAGTTACAGAAGATTTTCAGGGTCATACAAGCTACAGTCAGGGAAGCAGTGGAGTTTTGTACCTTCCAACTCAAGGGTATGGCTCACTTATGGTATGAATTATGGGAGATGTCCTGCGGTGAGGATGCTTCTCATGTTACTTGGGAGGAGTTCGAGTCCGCCTTCATTGACAATTTTCTGCCAGA GTATGCTCCTCACATGGTCAAAGACATAAGAGCTCGAGTCTGCCACTTTGTGTTGGGACTCAGTCCAGAGCTTTACGGTCCTGCAAAGATAGCGGCTCAGAACAAAGACATGACCATCACTAAGATGTTGACTTTTGTGAAAGAGAACGAAGATGATATGAAAGCAGCAGAG AAAATTAACGCCGTTAAGAACTGGCCTAGACCCACTTCAGCATCAGACatcagaagtttcttgggtctggcaaGTTGTTACAGGCGTTTTGTtgagggattttcctctatctcagctcCGTTGACTaggttgactcagaagaagGCCAAATTCCAATGGTCAGATGCATGTGAACAGAGTTTcgaggagttgaagaagagattgacttctgctCTAGTATTGACGTTGCCAgaaggaaccgaagggttcatagtttattgtgatgcttcaggagtTGTTTTTGGCTGTGTTTTAATGCAGCATAGTAAAGTTGTGGCTTATGCATCTGGACAGCTTGAGGCgtatgagaagaattatccgactcatgatctagaattggcagCTGTGGTTTTTGCACTTGAGATATGGCGTCACtacttgtatggagtgcatgtagACATTTTCAccgatcataaaagcctgca ctaccatgcTAGTATTAGGATGGCACTGTTTGAAGCACTTTATGGGCAGAGGTGTAGATCACCGATTGGTTGA